A region of the Methylomagnum ishizawai genome:
CGCCGACCTGTCCAGACGCCATGAACATCGCCCCGGAACCCCAGCGCCACGCCCAAGACCTCCTCGACTTCATCGACCACAGCCCCAGCCCCTGGCACGCCGCCGCCACCTTGGAAATACGGCTGCTGGCCCAGGGCTATACGCCTTTGCCCGAGGGCGCGGCCTGGTCCCTGGGCCCCGGCGGCAAGCATTATGTGATCCGGGGCGGTTCGTCCTTGATCGCCTTCCACATCGGCGACGGGGCTTTGCCCGAGCGGGGCTTCCGCATCGTCGGCGCCCATACCGATTCGCCGGGGCTGCGCCTGAAGCCCAAAGCCCCGCACAAGGCGGAGAACCTGTTGCGGCTGGGGGTCGAGGTCTACGGCGGGCCGATCCTGGCGACCTTCACCGACCGCGATCTAAGCCTCGCGGGGCGGTTGCACCTGCGCGGCCCGGCCCGGATCGAAACCCGGTTGCTGCGCTTCCCCCGAGCCCTGGCCCGGCTGCCCAACCTCGCCATACACATGAACCGCGGCGTCAACGAGGACGGCCTCAAGCTGAACAAGCAGAGCGAACTGCCCCTGCTGCTGACCGGCTTGCAGGGCGAAACCCAGCCGGAACAGCGTTTCCTGGATTTGCTGGCGGAGCAGGCGGGGTGCGCGCCCGCGGATATCCTGAGCTTCGAACTGAACGTCTACGACACCCAGCCGGGGGCGTTCTGGGGCGCGGCGGGGGAATTCATCGCCGACGGCCAGATCGACAATCTT
Encoded here:
- a CDS encoding M18 family aminopeptidase, with protein sequence MNIAPEPQRHAQDLLDFIDHSPSPWHAAATLEIRLLAQGYTPLPEGAAWSLGPGGKHYVIRGGSSLIAFHIGDGALPERGFRIVGAHTDSPGLRLKPKAPHKAENLLRLGVEVYGGPILATFTDRDLSLAGRLHLRGPARIETRLLRFPRALARLPNLAIHMNRGVNEDGLKLNKQSELPLLLTGLQGETQPEQRFLDLLAEQAGCAPADILSFELNVYDTQPGAFWGAAGEFIADGQIDNLSSCHAGLAALLAAETGAHTQVAAFFDHEEVGSESHKGAQGGFLADVLERIAHGLGLGAADYKRALAQGFLVSADAAHAYHPNFPNAYEPAHGLKVNGGPAIKLNANQRYATDGLGEARFMRLCEQAGVPYQKYAHRTDLACGSTIGPMTSARLGLPAVDCGCPMWAMHSARESAGVLDQAWFAQVLRQFLDVAELP